The following are from one region of the Gemmatimonadota bacterium genome:
- a CDS encoding SDR family oxidoreductase has translation MHHALENKVAIIVGSSSGMGKATARSYAQAGASVVLAARSKDKLDNLKAEIGNRAIACPTDARDVEQVNHLIQTTLDEFGQIDILVYATGTNIPDRSLEVLTHETWEMMIGTNLTGAFNCTKAVLPVMRKQQSGLIIYLSSGCVQSPDVSGVSYQASKHGMSGLAHGTFQEEQENGIRTTVIFPGLCDTPIVLKRPVPTPPEVMAKALKPEDVADACLYVATTPARARIPELILLPAGL, from the coding sequence ATGCATCACGCGCTGGAGAACAAAGTCGCTATAATTGTGGGAAGCAGTTCGGGAATGGGAAAAGCGACCGCGCGATCTTATGCCCAGGCAGGTGCCAGCGTGGTACTGGCAGCGCGAAGCAAAGACAAATTAGACAACCTGAAAGCAGAAATAGGAAACCGCGCAATCGCCTGTCCCACAGACGCGCGAGATGTAGAACAGGTAAACCACTTAATCCAGACGACACTGGATGAATTCGGGCAAATCGATATTCTCGTGTACGCCACGGGAACGAACATCCCGGACCGCAGCCTTGAAGTATTAACCCACGAAACGTGGGAAATGATGATCGGCACAAATCTGACCGGCGCATTCAACTGCACAAAAGCGGTCTTGCCCGTCATGCGAAAACAGCAATCGGGCCTGATCATCTATCTATCTTCCGGATGCGTACAATCGCCCGATGTATCCGGCGTATCTTATCAGGCATCCAAACACGGCATGTCTGGCCTGGCGCACGGGACATTCCAGGAAGAACAGGAAAACGGCATTCGCACCACAGTAATCTTCCCCGGATTGTGCGACACGCCCATCGTCTTGAAGCGCCCCGTACCCACGCCCCCAGAAGTCATGGCCAAAGCCTTAAAGCCAGAAGACGTAGCTGACGCATGCCTGTACGTGGCGACCACGCCCGCCCGTGCGCGAATACCAGAACTCATTCTCTTACCCGCAGGACTGTAA
- a CDS encoding phytanoyl-CoA dioxygenase family protein, which yields MPVRGDHARPCANTRTHSLTRRTVIPTSKPLDISMSISRPEGTKHLTQAQVAQFVNDGFVIVPGLVDPDRVRAGLKELKNKTGIVPDESKTWPTDKNGMHVTQEGIAIDRTMCISPKLKAIVRELAGPAVTNEPGLSPILRFPQPGPKQFEPGGAHIDGTRQGNGLTVYPTHFLLLVMAYLTDTDAHDGAFTVWPGSPRQVFSWAYTNNIDLGEKWRTTGSTGAPDIPLNDPIPVVARAGDVAICHYLMVHASSANRGDHVRVGFHGWLRATPEYQYVPKTGPPQTDWTPLDWILRTDNLQ from the coding sequence ATGCCTGTACGTGGCGACCACGCCCGCCCGTGCGCGAATACCAGAACTCATTCTCTTACCCGCAGGACTGTAATACCAACCTCAAAACCTCTGGATATTTCCATGTCTATTTCCAGACCAGAAGGCACAAAGCACCTCACACAGGCGCAGGTCGCGCAATTTGTGAATGACGGATTTGTCATCGTCCCGGGTCTCGTCGATCCAGACCGCGTGCGTGCGGGACTAAAAGAACTAAAAAATAAAACCGGCATCGTGCCCGATGAGTCAAAAACATGGCCGACAGACAAAAATGGCATGCATGTAACCCAGGAAGGCATTGCGATTGATCGGACCATGTGTATCTCGCCCAAACTGAAAGCCATCGTGCGTGAACTCGCCGGACCGGCTGTCACCAATGAGCCGGGATTAAGCCCCATATTGCGATTTCCGCAGCCGGGACCCAAACAATTTGAACCGGGCGGCGCGCATATCGATGGCACGCGCCAGGGCAACGGCCTCACCGTATATCCCACTCACTTTCTCCTCCTCGTCATGGCCTATCTCACAGACACGGATGCACACGACGGCGCATTCACCGTATGGCCGGGCAGTCCCCGACAGGTATTTTCGTGGGCTTATACCAACAACATCGACCTCGGAGAAAAATGGCGCACAACCGGCAGCACAGGCGCGCCGGACATCCCGCTCAACGATCCAATCCCCGTCGTCGCACGGGCGGGTGACGTGGCGATATGCCACTATCTGATGGTACACGCATCTTCCGCCAACCGGGGCGACCACGTCCGCGTTGGGTTTCACGGATGGCTGAGGGCAACCCCCGAATACCAATACGTCCCAAAAACGGGACCACCCCAAACGGACTGGACCCCGTTGGACTGGATATTGAGAACGGACAATTTGCAATGA
- a CDS encoding PorV/PorQ family protein produces the protein MKRCTFKWTIIPILLLVLGFASEGFAQRRFEAEVGPGIEALPYSRVGRSGWQFAKLPSSARMASLGGIATVMSKADANAALTNPATISDITNISLSGSSMNWIADITYYSGAVVKNFDQWGVFGLSINTLDYGDMVRTENQELFGDGGETLGRTQPVIDGLGTFSGGDLAVGINYGRRITDRLQIGGTVKYFQETLDDATTGNWAIDIGTYYHTGIKSLRIAMLGQNFGPDTEFTKYDEQIQIPPSQVRMPMVFKLGAAFDLVEQSEDQPHLLTVATEFTHPNDGDEKMHVGAEYGLRNLAYIRGGYRFNYDEEGLTAGGGLNLKRDQYGISVDYAYMEFGRLGSVHVVTVGFDFGQ, from the coding sequence ATGAAACGTTGTACATTTAAGTGGACAATAATCCCAATCCTTTTGCTCGTGCTGGGATTTGCAAGTGAGGGGTTCGCGCAGCGGCGGTTCGAAGCGGAAGTGGGACCGGGCATTGAGGCCCTGCCCTATAGCCGCGTGGGACGGTCGGGCTGGCAATTTGCCAAATTGCCCTCCTCGGCGCGCATGGCGAGTCTGGGAGGTATTGCAACAGTGATGAGCAAGGCGGATGCCAACGCCGCATTGACCAATCCAGCTACAATCTCAGACATAACAAATATCAGCCTTTCGGGCAGCAGCATGAACTGGATTGCCGACATTACCTATTATTCCGGTGCTGTGGTTAAAAATTTTGACCAGTGGGGTGTTTTTGGCCTCAGCATCAATACCCTCGATTACGGGGATATGGTACGCACGGAAAACCAGGAACTATTTGGTGACGGTGGAGAAACCCTGGGCCGCACCCAGCCCGTTATAGACGGCTTGGGCACATTTTCAGGCGGCGATCTCGCCGTGGGCATCAACTACGGTCGGCGCATCACAGACCGCTTGCAGATAGGCGGCACTGTGAAATACTTCCAGGAAACCTTAGACGATGCCACTACTGGCAACTGGGCGATTGATATCGGCACGTACTATCACACCGGAATCAAAAGCCTGCGGATAGCCATGCTCGGTCAAAATTTCGGCCCCGATACCGAATTCACCAAATACGACGAACAGATCCAAATACCGCCATCACAAGTGCGAATGCCCATGGTATTCAAACTCGGTGCGGCTTTTGATCTGGTCGAACAGTCAGAGGATCAGCCCCATCTCCTCACGGTGGCAACCGAATTTACGCATCCCAATGACGGCGACGAAAAAATGCACGTAGGCGCCGAATACGGATTGCGAAACCTGGCCTATATCCGCGGCGGGTACCGCTTCAACTACGACGAAGAGGGCCTCACCGCTGGCGGGGGCCTCAATCTGAAGCGCGATCAATACGGGATCAGCGTGGACTACGCCTATATGGAATTTGGCCGTCTGGGTTCAGTACATGTCGTGACGGTCGGATTTGACTTTGGACAGTAA
- a CDS encoding TonB-dependent receptor plug domain-containing protein, producing MNRMCLLCIISLCLVSQAFAGTTGKVSGVIKDAKSGEILPGANVVVLGTRLGATTDADGNYFILNVPPGLLEVQASMVGYTKVTQTDVRVKIDQTTKLNFTLSEETLEAAEILVMAERPPVELDLTGSKQTMTTEELELSWVNSVEEAVEIQSGVGIRGSIRGGFGVNAAYMVDGVDMRDNFTQSSFVVTNTSAIQEMEVLSGGYNAEYGQANDAIINIVTRSARDRWHWNAKTRMRPRGKYHWGRNIYSEENIEHTLITKAYFDNNDMGASWNNYWQEQGQNPTAEFNWQKYQEFTTPPETMSNYADLDQWEGEGSLFGPISSNIDLLLSGKYLRGVTRWPSILNYSPEWNFISKLNYQIADKTRLTLSYTHQGTDNSGYPKMSYLSSDDIGHATGNHKTGEIKTPYDQQKWSANSANVLHGNNRFPRPPQYIRTNTAMSRLTHIFSPRTFLEFRVQYHQVRYDMHYEGLYHYTFEDWKNRVTAPLAPEWFPTSPISTVISRRQQPVDKARLHSYNWKTTVKLDFSSQVNEHNLFKAGFSYEPQYIDEWHAGDFGPPSTPFNKVPHRDYSPWDFSAYLQDQIEAEGMIVNLGLRLDMFNANKMVNYTMWDPYALARDTDGNIAGGLLSFDPDGPHAVKTPLQVALSPRVGIAHPITASTVLHFMYGHFNQRPGWTQIAGNKTIWNRGAPVTGHLLPPTYDHNPEEDYNYLHWWGKGGNPEIGYEKMIQYEVGFDQDIAGVLGLDVTMYYKDAKDLTKRGYQMGRENAYGANQGLQVNLFMDPVNPQKQTPQANFTNRGAWSIQGGRLDARGLELELSTKRWPNAQFQLKYDLSYSSTGAYGPTSLYIPIPQPDGSIKQLGRNRYHGSGENNLELWNPHNTFKLNALLSTPNNFGPVMGNFNPLSNWYLNLHYTYASPERFTYHSPGDTSTEPLNQSWRPYHRTNARLSKRFGLLGGMRGEFAIDIHNLFNSKQLRLLGGQDLFNYMENDGQLPVVKASYLQEDGSPAEHVEPDQWLIYRPDLQPRELFFSLSIEY from the coding sequence ATGAATCGAATGTGTTTGCTGTGTATCATTTCCCTTTGCCTGGTATCTCAAGCCTTTGCAGGTACCACGGGAAAGGTCTCCGGCGTAATAAAAGACGCCAAATCGGGAGAAATATTGCCCGGCGCAAACGTCGTCGTGCTTGGCACCCGTCTGGGCGCGACAACAGACGCCGATGGCAATTATTTTATCCTCAATGTCCCACCTGGCCTGCTGGAAGTACAGGCGTCAATGGTGGGATATACAAAGGTCACACAGACAGACGTCCGCGTAAAAATCGACCAGACCACAAAGCTCAATTTTACATTGAGTGAAGAAACCCTCGAAGCCGCTGAGATACTGGTCATGGCCGAACGCCCCCCCGTAGAACTCGATCTCACGGGGAGCAAGCAGACGATGACCACTGAGGAATTGGAATTGAGCTGGGTCAACTCGGTTGAGGAAGCCGTAGAAATCCAATCGGGAGTGGGTATCCGCGGATCCATACGCGGAGGCTTTGGCGTCAATGCAGCCTATATGGTTGATGGCGTTGACATGCGGGATAATTTCACCCAATCCAGTTTTGTCGTGACCAATACCTCAGCCATCCAGGAAATGGAAGTGCTCTCGGGTGGATACAACGCGGAATACGGCCAGGCCAACGATGCGATCATCAATATCGTAACGCGATCAGCGCGAGACCGCTGGCACTGGAATGCAAAAACACGCATGCGCCCACGCGGCAAGTACCACTGGGGACGCAATATTTACAGCGAAGAAAATATCGAACACACATTGATCACCAAAGCGTACTTCGACAACAACGACATGGGTGCCTCGTGGAATAATTACTGGCAGGAACAGGGCCAAAATCCTACGGCTGAGTTCAACTGGCAGAAATACCAGGAATTCACCACGCCACCGGAAACTATGAGCAATTACGCGGATCTGGATCAGTGGGAAGGGGAGGGTTCTCTTTTTGGACCCATCAGTTCAAATATAGATTTGCTATTGAGCGGCAAGTACCTCAGAGGCGTAACCCGGTGGCCATCCATCTTGAATTACAGCCCCGAATGGAACTTCATTTCCAAGCTCAATTACCAAATAGCAGACAAAACCAGACTCACATTGTCCTATACGCATCAGGGAACGGATAATAGCGGATATCCAAAAATGTCGTACCTCTCATCAGACGACATTGGACACGCGACGGGCAACCACAAAACAGGGGAAATCAAAACGCCCTACGATCAACAGAAGTGGTCTGCAAATTCTGCCAATGTATTGCATGGAAACAATAGATTTCCGCGTCCTCCGCAGTACATTCGCACCAACACGGCGATGTCCAGACTGACGCACATTTTCAGCCCCAGGACATTCCTGGAATTCCGCGTTCAGTACCACCAGGTTCGGTATGATATGCACTACGAAGGTCTCTATCACTATACCTTTGAAGACTGGAAAAACCGCGTTACCGCACCATTAGCACCCGAGTGGTTCCCCACCAGCCCAATAAGCACGGTGATCAGCCGCAGGCAGCAGCCAGTAGATAAAGCCAGGCTTCATTCCTACAACTGGAAAACCACCGTCAAGCTGGATTTCTCCAGCCAGGTCAATGAACACAATTTGTTCAAAGCGGGCTTTTCTTACGAGCCGCAATACATAGACGAATGGCATGCAGGTGACTTCGGTCCTCCTTCCACACCATTCAACAAAGTGCCGCATCGAGACTATTCTCCGTGGGATTTCAGCGCGTACTTACAGGACCAGATCGAAGCCGAGGGCATGATCGTAAATCTGGGCTTGCGCCTGGACATGTTCAATGCCAACAAGATGGTGAATTACACCATGTGGGATCCCTATGCATTGGCAAGGGACACAGATGGCAATATCGCGGGCGGACTTCTGTCCTTTGACCCGGACGGTCCCCATGCGGTCAAGACACCGCTTCAGGTCGCGCTGTCACCCCGCGTGGGCATCGCACATCCGATTACAGCCAGCACCGTGTTGCACTTTATGTACGGGCATTTTAACCAGCGTCCTGGCTGGACACAAATCGCCGGCAACAAAACGATCTGGAACCGCGGGGCACCCGTCACCGGGCACCTTCTTCCCCCGACATACGACCACAATCCAGAGGAAGACTACAATTATCTCCACTGGTGGGGCAAAGGGGGCAATCCGGAGATTGGATACGAGAAGATGATTCAATACGAAGTGGGCTTTGACCAGGATATTGCTGGCGTGCTCGGCCTGGATGTGACCATGTATTACAAGGACGCCAAAGATCTGACAAAGCGCGGCTACCAGATGGGACGAGAAAATGCTTACGGCGCGAATCAGGGGCTTCAAGTAAACCTGTTTATGGATCCTGTCAACCCGCAAAAACAGACGCCTCAAGCTAACTTCACAAACCGCGGCGCGTGGTCTATTCAAGGTGGACGCCTTGATGCGCGAGGCCTGGAATTGGAATTGAGCACCAAACGCTGGCCCAATGCACAGTTCCAGCTCAAGTACGACCTGTCCTATTCCAGCACAGGTGCTTATGGTCCCACGAGCCTCTACATTCCCATTCCACAACCAGACGGTTCTATCAAGCAACTTGGACGGAATCGCTATCACGGCTCTGGCGAAAACAATCTCGAATTGTGGAACCCGCACAACACATTCAAACTCAATGCATTGCTCAGCACGCCCAACAACTTCGGTCCCGTGATGGGTAATTTCAACCCCCTGAGCAACTGGTACCTGAATTTGCACTACACTTACGCTTCGCCAGAGCGGTTCACTTACCATTCTCCAGGAGACACCAGCACCGAGCCGCTGAACCAGTCGTGGAGACCCTATCACCGCACCAATGCGCGTCTCTCAAAGCGATTCGGACTGTTGGGAGGCATGAGAGGCGAATTTGCCATAGATATACACAATTTGTTCAACAGCAAGCAATTGCGGCTACTCGGCGGACAGGACCTGTTCAATTACATGGAGAATGACGGACAATTGCCCGTGGTAAAAGCCTCGTACCTGCAGGAGGATGGATCTCCGGCAGAACACGTCGAACCCGACCAGTGGTTGATCTACAGGCCGGACTTGCAGCCGAGAGAACTGTTCTTCTCGTTATCGATTGAGTATTAG
- a CDS encoding aspartate aminotransferase family protein has translation MSDLLIEKYMAKTPKSRALYQRARETFPSGVTHDTRYLMPYPLSVARAQGGRKWDVDGCEYVDYFGGHGALILGHNHPEVTEAVREQLSRGTHYGASHELELEWAEQIIRMVPCADKVRFTSSGTEASLLGLRVARAFQNKSKILRFTTNFHGWHDQVAFGASTSFDGTPPSGITEDHIENAVLCEPNNIDQVTQALESRDDIAAVILEPTGASFGRVPTQGEFLRRLRALTREYGVLLIFDEVITGFRVAPGGAQEYYGVTPDLALFAKIVAGGFPGGAIAGRADLLDVMTYRDDASWNNRYRVPHQGTFNSNPVSARAGLTTLKIVAEDDITDRANQNGEVLRNALNDVIQRRGMNWLVYGEFSGFQFLPLSEDQTYTCSDIYDGTVPHSVLKGGISMKQIHYLRCGLIAEGVDVMPWPGGVISAVHSDADIDQTAQAFDRVLKAFEGGSSQ, from the coding sequence ATGAGCGATTTGTTGATCGAAAAATATATGGCAAAGACGCCAAAGTCACGCGCTTTGTACCAGCGGGCGCGGGAGACTTTTCCCAGTGGGGTGACGCACGATACGCGCTATTTGATGCCCTATCCGCTTTCTGTTGCTCGGGCACAGGGTGGGCGCAAGTGGGATGTGGATGGGTGTGAATATGTCGATTATTTTGGGGGCCACGGTGCGCTGATTTTGGGGCATAATCATCCGGAGGTGACCGAGGCGGTAAGGGAGCAGTTGAGCAGGGGTACGCATTACGGCGCGTCACACGAGTTGGAATTGGAATGGGCAGAGCAGATTATTCGGATGGTGCCGTGCGCGGATAAGGTGCGTTTTACGTCGTCGGGGACAGAGGCGAGTCTTTTGGGGTTGCGCGTTGCGCGCGCTTTTCAGAATAAGTCTAAAATTCTGCGTTTTACGACGAATTTTCATGGGTGGCACGATCAGGTGGCTTTTGGTGCTTCGACGAGTTTTGACGGTACGCCGCCGAGCGGTATTACGGAGGATCATATTGAGAATGCCGTTTTGTGTGAGCCGAATAATATCGATCAGGTCACGCAGGCACTTGAGAGCCGGGATGATATTGCGGCGGTTATTCTGGAGCCGACGGGTGCGAGTTTTGGGCGGGTTCCCACGCAGGGTGAGTTTTTGCGCCGGCTTCGCGCTCTTACCCGAGAATACGGCGTGTTACTCATTTTTGATGAGGTGATTACGGGTTTTCGCGTGGCGCCCGGGGGTGCTCAGGAATATTATGGCGTGACGCCGGATCTGGCTCTTTTTGCCAAGATTGTTGCAGGTGGTTTTCCCGGTGGCGCGATTGCGGGGCGCGCGGATTTGCTCGATGTGATGACGTATCGCGACGATGCTTCGTGGAATAACAGATACCGGGTGCCACACCAGGGTACGTTTAATTCGAATCCGGTTTCAGCGCGTGCAGGGTTGACGACGCTTAAAATTGTTGCGGAAGATGATATTACTGACCGCGCTAATCAAAATGGCGAGGTGTTGAGAAACGCGCTCAATGATGTTATTCAGAGACGTGGGATGAACTGGCTCGTGTACGGCGAGTTTTCGGGGTTTCAATTTTTGCCGTTGTCCGAGGATCAGACGTACACATGTTCGGATATTTACGATGGCACAGTGCCTCATTCGGTTCTCAAGGGCGGGATTTCGATGAAGCAGATTCACTATCTTCGCTGCGGTTTGATTGCAGAGGGGGTGGATGTGATGCCCTGGCCCGGTGGCGTGATTTCTGCTGTTCACAGCGATGCGGATATCGATCAGACGGCCCAGGCGTTTGATCGGGTGCTTAAAGCGTTTGAGGGGGGCAGTAGTCAGTAG